A window of the Nibribacter ruber genome harbors these coding sequences:
- a CDS encoding agmatinase family protein, which yields MKLTSMCESKRVKISSFDQNGVGEVGSGLFGLPFTEEESEIVVFPIPWEVTVSYNAGTAEGPAAVRDASPQLDLFDPELADVWQLGVHMPEIPEDWAQESTRLREKTEAYIQWLENGQPEGDHTHEQTIEEVNQKGEELLQWSKQATLEYLNQGKLVGVLGGDHSTPLGFMHALAEKHEEYGILQVDAHADLRDAYEGFTYSHASIMFNALKIPQVKKLVQVGIRDLCQGEAELVEQSNGRVTTFYDSNLKTKLYEGSTWKKQCKKIIAQLPQKVYISFDIDGLDPKLCPGTGTPVPGGFEFEEAVYLIKALVKSGRQIIGFDLCEVAPGETEWNGNVGARLLYKLCNWMAVSQGKLEPVG from the coding sequence ATGAAGTTGACCTCCATGTGTGAGTCTAAACGCGTTAAAATCTCGTCCTTTGACCAAAACGGCGTAGGTGAGGTGGGCAGCGGCTTGTTCGGGCTTCCGTTCACAGAAGAAGAGTCTGAAATAGTAGTGTTTCCTATTCCCTGGGAAGTAACCGTTTCTTACAATGCTGGCACCGCCGAGGGGCCCGCCGCTGTGCGGGATGCCTCGCCGCAGTTGGATTTGTTTGACCCAGAATTAGCCGATGTATGGCAGCTGGGCGTGCACATGCCTGAGATCCCAGAAGACTGGGCTCAGGAAAGCACTAGGTTACGCGAAAAGACCGAAGCCTACATTCAATGGTTGGAAAACGGGCAGCCGGAAGGAGATCATACCCATGAGCAGACCATTGAAGAGGTAAACCAAAAAGGCGAAGAATTGCTGCAATGGTCCAAACAAGCCACGCTAGAATACTTGAACCAAGGCAAACTGGTTGGCGTGCTGGGCGGTGACCACAGTACTCCGCTGGGGTTTATGCATGCTTTGGCTGAGAAACATGAGGAGTATGGCATTTTACAGGTAGATGCGCACGCAGATTTACGTGATGCCTATGAAGGTTTTACTTATTCGCATGCTTCTATCATGTTCAATGCCTTAAAAATTCCCCAGGTGAAAAAGCTGGTGCAGGTGGGCATTAGAGATCTTTGCCAGGGCGAGGCAGAGTTGGTGGAGCAGAGCAATGGCCGCGTGACTACCTTCTATGACAGCAACCTTAAGACCAAGCTCTATGAAGGCAGCACCTGGAAGAAGCAGTGCAAAAAAATCATTGCCCAATTACCCCAGAAAGTATACATCAGCTTCGACATAGACGGCCTGGACCCTAAACTTTGCCCCGGAACTGGTACGCCGGTGCCTGGCGGTTTTGAATTTGAAGAGGCGGTGTATTTAATCAAAGCCCTGGTGAAATCCGGCAGACAGATCATCGGGTTTGACCTTTGTGAAGTAGCGCCGGGTGAAACAGAATGGAACGGTAACGTGGGTGCCCGTCTGCTTTACAAACTCTGCAACTGGATGGCCGTTTCACAAGGCAAATTAGAACCAGTAGGGTAA
- a CDS encoding phage holin family protein, translated as MSFIIKIILTGIAALVLAKFIPGIVIDGVLTALILALVLAILNAVVKPILVFLTIPITFMTLGLFLLVINVIILYLADYLVDGFNLESILGAIIFSLAMSVITTIIDFVRK; from the coding sequence ATGAGCTTCATCATTAAGATTATCCTCACAGGAATTGCCGCCTTAGTCCTGGCGAAGTTCATTCCCGGTATTGTCATTGACGGCGTGCTCACAGCCCTTATCCTGGCATTGGTCCTGGCTATTTTGAATGCCGTAGTGAAACCAATTCTGGTATTTCTGACTATTCCCATCACGTTCATGACGCTTGGATTGTTTTTGCTGGTCATTAACGTAATCATCTTGTACCTAGCCGATTACCTGGTAGATGGTTTTAACCTGGAAAGTATTTTAGGTGCCATTATTTTCAGTTTGGCTATGTCTGTGATTACCACCATCATTGATTTCGTGAGAAAATAG